In bacterium, the following are encoded in one genomic region:
- a CDS encoding UDP-N-acetylmuramoyl-L-alanyl-D-glutamate--2,6-diaminopimelate ligase, with the protein MKLKDLVSPLEKFTLYGPDDAEISGISLDSRRVQKWDLFAALPGIETHGLQFLPEAERAGAAAILSNQKVETDLPLIVAENPRLALALISNQFYDCPSYKLKLIGVTGTNGKTTVAFLLRSMFKEANVACGLIGTIRYSGERFSKSATHTTPEAPELQKLLNRLVQERSGACAMEVSSQGLDQFRVAGCTFDTAVFTNLTHEHLDYHRTMDDYFRAKMMLFDNQTCTTNQAVSNFDDPYGKKLIEIRNRRGLPGVSYGFEEGADFRIQNWSTSIKGSEMTIVYQAKEQRIKTALVGQYNLHNICAAFAVASINGIPEKAILAGIKNMSYVPGRMEEVDFDQAFKIIIDYAHTHDAFRQLLPTLRLYTSKRIIHIFGCRGGKDKSKRPKMGKVAGELGDIVILTSDNPKNEDPARIAEQLKAGLEASGNRNYHVILDRAEAIAFAVSIAEAGDTIVITGKGNETYQLIGNKKYPFDEREIFLAAVQASSLHL; encoded by the coding sequence GCTCTTCCCGGCATAGAAACGCACGGCCTTCAGTTCCTGCCGGAAGCAGAACGAGCAGGCGCTGCCGCCATTCTTTCCAATCAAAAAGTCGAAACAGATCTTCCTCTTATAGTCGCAGAAAATCCCCGATTGGCCCTTGCGCTGATCAGTAACCAGTTCTATGACTGTCCATCATACAAACTGAAATTGATAGGCGTAACTGGAACGAACGGCAAGACGACCGTGGCCTTCCTACTGCGATCCATGTTCAAGGAAGCGAACGTCGCGTGCGGTTTGATCGGAACCATCCGCTACAGCGGCGAACGTTTCTCCAAGAGCGCGACCCATACAACACCCGAAGCGCCGGAGTTGCAGAAACTGTTGAACCGCCTCGTTCAGGAACGAAGCGGCGCGTGCGCGATGGAAGTGTCTTCTCAGGGTCTGGACCAGTTTAGAGTTGCAGGATGCACTTTCGACACCGCCGTCTTTACAAATCTCACACACGAGCACCTCGACTATCACAGAACCATGGATGATTACTTCCGCGCAAAGATGATGCTTTTTGACAATCAGACTTGCACCACCAATCAAGCGGTTTCCAATTTTGATGATCCCTACGGAAAGAAACTGATCGAGATCCGCAATCGCAGAGGTTTGCCTGGCGTGAGTTACGGCTTTGAAGAAGGCGCCGATTTCCGGATTCAGAATTGGAGCACTTCGATCAAAGGAAGCGAAATGACCATCGTTTATCAAGCAAAGGAACAACGCATCAAAACTGCTCTGGTGGGCCAGTACAATCTTCACAATATTTGTGCAGCTTTTGCCGTGGCTTCCATCAATGGCATACCTGAGAAAGCGATCCTTGCCGGGATAAAAAACATGTCCTACGTTCCGGGGCGAATGGAAGAAGTGGATTTTGATCAAGCTTTTAAAATTATAATCGACTACGCACATACGCATGACGCTTTTCGGCAGTTGCTTCCCACGTTGCGCCTATATACTTCAAAACGAATCATTCACATTTTCGGTTGCCGGGGAGGCAAAGACAAAAGTAAACGGCCAAAAATGGGAAAAGTGGCGGGAGAACTGGGCGATATCGTGATCTTGACATCGGACAATCCCAAGAATGAAGATCCAGCAAGAATTGCGGAGCAATTAAAGGCTGGGTTGGAAGCAAGTGGAAATCGCAATTACCATGTGATTCTGGATCGGGCGGAAGCCATTGCCTTCGCTGTCAGCATCGCAGAAGCTGGAGATACGATTGTGATTACGGGCAAAGGAAATGAAACGTATCAATTGATAGGAAACAAGAAATATCCATTTGATGAAAGAGAGATATTCTTGGCTGCAGTCCAGGCTTCCAGTCTGCATTTATGA
- a CDS encoding D-2-hydroxyacid dehydrogenase produces MKVLLYSEHWNRFWCLPPELVQWLRTDFPEIEFDHVRTEEQIFDSIPDAEIYFGYRLQKKDVNVAKKLKWIHVPAASVYPLTDLGLQQKGIVVSNSRGLHAVPIAEHVLGCMLVFSRKFLESWQYQQKHYYAAREILTESPLPGELRGKTVLVLGLGGIGSEAARLCKAFGMRVLACKRNPAGTYDNVDQVYAAEDFHKPLPEADYLVIAVPRTSRTDGLIGEVELEMLKKSCVIINIARAKIIRHEALIRCLKENRIRGAALDVFEQEPLPPDSELFSLPNVFITPHTSGVSAMEHWPRMMELFAENLRRWIAGQPLMNIVDLAEGY; encoded by the coding sequence ATGAAAGTCCTTCTCTACAGCGAGCACTGGAATCGATTCTGGTGTTTACCTCCCGAACTGGTTCAATGGTTGCGCACCGATTTTCCTGAAATCGAATTTGATCATGTGCGAACCGAAGAACAAATCTTCGATTCCATACCGGATGCCGAAATCTATTTCGGATACAGGCTTCAAAAAAAAGACGTAAACGTTGCTAAGAAGTTGAAGTGGATCCACGTGCCGGCGGCCTCTGTTTATCCACTGACCGATCTGGGGCTGCAGCAAAAAGGGATTGTCGTTTCAAATTCAAGAGGCCTGCACGCTGTGCCGATCGCCGAGCATGTGCTTGGATGCATGCTTGTTTTTTCGCGCAAGTTCCTTGAATCGTGGCAATATCAACAGAAACACTATTACGCAGCGCGGGAAATACTAACCGAGTCCCCTTTGCCGGGTGAACTTCGCGGAAAGACAGTTCTGGTACTCGGACTGGGTGGAATCGGGAGTGAGGCCGCGCGGCTCTGCAAAGCGTTTGGCATGCGCGTTCTGGCTTGCAAACGAAATCCGGCAGGAACCTATGACAATGTGGATCAGGTTTATGCAGCGGAAGATTTCCACAAGCCGTTGCCGGAAGCAGATTATCTGGTGATCGCTGTTCCAAGAACATCCAGAACGGACGGTCTCATCGGCGAAGTGGAGCTGGAGATGTTGAAGAAATCCTGCGTGATCATCAACATTGCGCGCGCCAAAATCATCCGGCATGAGGCGCTAATCCGCTGTTTGAAAGAGAATCGAATTCGCGGCGCCGCCCTGGATGTGTTTGAGCAGGAACCGCTGCCTCCCGATTCCGAGTTATTCTCACTGCCAAATGTTTTCATCACCCCACACACTTCCGGTGTTTCCGCGATGGAACACTGGCCTCGCATGATGGAATTGTTCGCCGAAAATCTCCGCCGTTGGATCGCAGGCCAACCATTGATGAACATCGTGGATCTGGCAGAAGGTTACTAA